The proteins below are encoded in one region of Pochonia chlamydosporia 170 chromosome Unknown PCv3seq00030, whole genome shotgun sequence:
- a CDS encoding 3-oxoacyl-(acyl-carrier-protein) reductase (similar to Metarhizium robertsii ARSEF 23 XP_007817488.1): MSAPSAMTQTNGAPSRPLRGKVYAITGGASGIGLATSQILSRKGATVCIADIDPEAMRNAEKYFGGIGAPHMITRVDVLKRIHVDNWIMSIIDTYGRLDGAANVAGVIGKGHGIRSVAELEDEEWDKIIGVNLTGTMYCLRAELRNVVDGGSIVNVSSIHGLKGKLRFAKHAAYDASKHGMVGLTKAAALENGDREIRVNSVAPGAIYTPLMQKNWDFVGRAKDAPFDDPSAFKRQGTAEETANVIVFLLGPGSTFVSGSVYQVDGAWI; encoded by the exons ATGTCTGCACCTTCAGCTATGACCCAAACAAATGGAGCTCCTTCCAGACCTTTACGGGGAAAGGTATATGCCATCACTGGCGGTGCAAGCGGCATCGGTTTAGCTACGTCGCAAATACTCTCCCGCAAAGGCGCAACAGTGTGTATTGCAGACATTGATCCTGAAGCTATGAGGAATGCTGAGAAGTACTTCGGTGGCATTGGTGCTCCGCATATGATTACAAGAGTGGATGTTTTGAAGCGAATTCACGTTGATAACTGGATCATGTCCATTATTGACACTTACGGTCGTCTGGATGGGGCTGCTAATGTCGCGGGAGTTattggcaaaggccatggAATTAGGTCTGTTGCAGAGTTGGAAGACGAGGAGTGGGATAAGATTATTGGTGTAAATTTGACGGGCACAATGTATTGTCTGCGGGCGGAGTTGCGGAATGTCGTTGACGGCGGTTCCATCGTCAATGTCTCGTCAATTCACGGATTAAAAGGCAAGCTGC GCTTCGCAAAACATGCCGCCTACGACGCCAGCAAACACGGCATGGTCGGTCTTACCAAAGCCGCCGCACTCGAAAACGGCGATCGTGAAATCCGCGTCAACTCGGTCGCTCCCGGCGCCATCTACACGCCGCTCATGCAAAAGAACTGGGATTTTGTAGGCAGAGCCAAAGACGCGCCGTTTGATGATCCTTCTGCGTTTAAGAGGCAAGGTACGGCGGAGGAGACAGCAAATGTTATTGTGTTCCTGCTTGGCCCGGGGAGCACGTTTGTGAGTGGCAGTGTGTACCAGGTCGATGGGGCTTGGATATAA
- a CDS encoding fungal specific transcription factor domain-containing protein (similar to Colletotrichum gloeosporioides Nara gc5 XP_007285178.1), which produces MSQQATALHQRVEEDLLSAPPEINAPQFDPILSNRDLREAQSYDCLLEPGVVVDSPPLGIGEISLSCSTGFDEPREQLRIYFRAHATTYEFLDRDEVDNWLRTLEKNLRCNIPAWFGIGTSRASVVFAILASVVAHTTIPRDEPSSKRMCLSPTLADKLLVISQRLLLADRRALTLEKAQARLVQTMYLLRTSQLDSAWSVFRDTLQAIDALQLHYNLDPTAVDCDEFPMRSAIIRTIFTGCILDTYISSFFGLPRYFSNDYIRMMTEDLTLSFGDQDVCGTQLLVLISQIFASTPAESRHDGQSSESQGVATATSLMQSVYEWDMDASTYVESIQSSTETPGYGRHTVMLTLARAHAVMHINRNFLLKGPTWAHKTQVDDCIAAAKAALQTVHSLIQEDLISHLSWWTHYITFAALTVIYVRVLHERRLGQAFTTHKLGREMETASECYEYLAKATSGNPPRRQYAMVLNDFHHAVFRQYTFRHAVNCSADESPRSAPY; this is translated from the exons ATGAGCCAGCAAGCTACTGCCCTACATCAACGCGTCGAAGAAGATCTGTTGTCAGCTCCTCCAGAGATAAATGCCCCGCAGTTTGATCCAATCTTAAGCAACAGGGACCTACGCGAAGCTCAGTCATATGACTGTCTACTTGAGCCTGGAGTAGTTGTTGACAGTCCACCCCTCGGAATTGGCGAGATCTCATTATCTTGCTCTACCGGGTTTGACGAACCCCGAGAGCAGTTACGTATTTATTTTAGAGCCCACGCCACAACATACGAATTCTTGGATCGAGACGAAGTGGACAACTGGCTGCGTACCTTGGAAAAAAATTTGCGATGTAATATCCCTGCCTGGTTTGGGATCGGTACAAGTAGAGCGTCTGTTGTTTTCGCAATTCTAGCCAGCGTTGTGGCGCATACAACAATCCCTCGCGATGAACCGTCCAGCAAGCGGATGTGTCTATCACCCACCCTGGCCGACAAATTGCTGGTTATTTCTCagcggcttcttcttgcggaTAGACGGGCTCTCACTCTTGAGAAAGCTCAGGCGAGGCTAGTTCAAACCATGTACTTGTTAAGAACGTCACAACTAGACAGTGCTTGGTCGGTCTTCAGAGACACTTTGCAGGCAATCGATGCTCTGCAACTCCATTACAACTTAGACCCGACTGCAGTTGACTGCGATGAATTCCCGATGCGAAGCGCCATTATTCGCACAATTTTTACGGGATGTATTCTGGATACTTATATTTCCTCATTTTTTGGCCTGCCTCGGTACTTCAGCAACGACTACATCAGAATGATGACGGAAGATTTGACGCTCTCCTTTGGGGATCAAGACGTCTGTGGTACACAGCTGCTAGTTTT GATCAGCCAAATATTCGCCTCAACGCCCGCAGAATCGAGACATGATGGACAAAGCTCGGAGTCCCAAGGAGTTGCTACTGCTACTTCATTAATGCAGAGTGTCTATGAGTGGGACATGGACGCCTCCACGTATGTTGAGTCAATTCAGTCATCTACAGAGACTCCAGGCTATGGAAGACATACTGTAATGCTCACACTCGCGCGTGCACATGCCGTAATGCATATTAATCGCAACTTTCTCCTTAAGGGGCCAACTTGGGCGCATAAGACACAAGTGGATGATTGCATCGCCGCAGCTAAGGCTGCTTTGCAAACTGTCCACTCTCTGATACAGGAAGATTTGATCTCGCACTTGTCCTGGTGGACTCATTACATCACATTCGCTGCACTAACGGTCATATATGTCCGTGTTTTGCATGAGCGCCGGTTGGGTCAAGCATTCACGACTCATAAACTAGGCAGGGAAATGGAGACGGCTTCAGAGTGCTATGAATATCTCGCTAAGGCGACGTCGGGAAATCCTCCCAGACGGCAATATGCCATGGTTCTGAATGATTTCCATCATGCCGTATTTAGACAGTACACTTTTCGGCATGCCGTGAATTGCTCAGCAGATGAGAGTCCACGGTCAGCTCCTTATTAG
- a CDS encoding maltose permease MAL61 (similar to Verticillium alfalfae VaMs.102 XP_002999751.1), translating into MDSKSHQPPHSDDYGRSNLNHLAGRAEAAQHAESIGSALRSHKQAIFWAVMVSMCVIMEGYDTALLGNFYAYPEFAKKFGDYDPASQSYQVPARWQAGLGNAAGVGAFFGAMLNGVLVDRFGQKKVILGSLVALTAFLFIVFFASDVTTLLVGEILCGLPWGIFATSSPAYASEVLPLSLRVYLTSWTNMCFVIGQLIASGVLAGMSTVTNQWAYRVPFAIQWIWPAFLLPCLLFAPESPWYLVRKGRIEDARISLKRLNELDSAVIDSELSLIIHTNNQEEELLKTKNSYWDCFRGVDARRTEIACMVFLGQVTTGPWFAAQGTYFFQQVGLTTTQTYHLNIGGNALGLFFCIVSWMLIIPNFGRRTIYLSGTALMAVILLVIAILNVRTNVKSVGMTQAVLTLVWTCAFQATVGQIGWALPAEVSSTRLRQKTIVLARNTYYIGSVIASVLQPYFMNPTAWNLKGYTGFFWGGTALLTLIWAFFRLPETKGRSFEEVNLLFANRVPTRQFKDYQIDVFDIAEGEKGQVIHLDNRTKV; encoded by the coding sequence ATGGATTCCAAGTCCCACCAACCTCCACACTCGGACGACTACGGCCGCTCCAACTTGAATCACCTGGCAGGGCGGGCTGAAGCAGCTCAGCATGCGGAGTCCATCGGTAGCGCCCTACGCAGCCACAAGCAGGCCATCTTCTGGGCAGTGATGGTTTCCATGTGTGTGATCATGGAAGGATACGACACCGCCTTGCTCGGTAACTTTTACGCATATCCGGAATTCGCAAAGAAATTCGGCGACTATGATCCGGCCAGTCAGAGTTACCAAGTTCCTGCCCGCTGGCAAGCCGGCCTAGGCAATGCAGCTGGAGTTGGCGCTTTCTTTGGAGCAATGCTCAACGGTGTACTAGTCGATCGTTTCGGGCAGAAAAAAGTCATCCTAGGCTCGTTGGTGGCGCTTACTGCATTTCTTTTTATAGTCTTTTTTGCCTCTGATGTTACCACgttgcttgttggagagATTTTATGCGGCCTTCCCTGGGGCATATTTGCCACTTCATCTCCTGCCTACGCTTCAGAGGTCTTACCGCTCTCACTAAGAGTCTACCTGACTAGCTGGACCAATATGTGTTTTGTCATTGGGCAGTTGATCGCCTCTGGGGTTCTTGCAGGCATGTCAACTGTCACCAATCAGTGGGCCTACCGAGTGCCATTTGCAATACAGTGGATTTGGCCTGCGTTCCTTTTGCCATGTCTCCTATTCGCGCCAGAGTCGCCTTGGTATCTTGTCCGCAAAGGTCGCATTGAGGATGCTCGGATCTCCCTCAAACGGTTGAATGAGCTAGACTCAGCTGTCATTGACTCCGAACTTTCCCTCATCATTcataccaacaaccaagaagaggagcttctgaaaacaaaaaatTCGTATTGGGATTGCTTCAGAGGCGTTGATGCTCGTCGGACTGAGATCGCCTGTATGGTATTTCTGGGGCAAGTGACAACTGGGCCTTGGTTCGCCGCACAAGGAACCTACTTTTTTCAACAAGTTGGCCTAACAACCACCCAAACATATCATCTGAATATTGGTGGTAATGCACTAGGCCTCTTCTTTTGCATTGTTTCCTGGATGCTTATTATCCCAAATTTCGGCCGACGCACCATCTATCTTTCTGGAACAGCGTTGATGGCTGTCATCCTCTTGGTGATTGCCATCCTGAACGTTCGCACTAACGTCAAGTCGGTTGGGATGACGCAAGCGGTGCTGACCTTGGTTTGGACGTGTGCTTTTCAAGCCACCGTTGGTCAGATTGGCTGGGCTCTTCCAGCTGAGGTCAGTTCCACCAGGCTGCGACAGAAAACAATTGTGCTAGCCCGCAACACCTACTACATCGGCAGTGTAATCGCTTCCGTTCTCCAGCCTTACTTTATGAATCCGACGGCGTGGAATCTGAAAGGATATACTGGCTTCTTCTGGGGCGGCACCGCTTTACTCACGCTGATTTGGGCCTTCTTCCGCTTGCCTGAGACCAAGGGTCGGTCATTTGAAGAAGTCAATTTACTTTTTGCCAATCGCGTCCCCACGCGACAGTTCAAAGACTATCAAATCGATGTTTTCGATATAGCCGAGGGTGAGAAAGGTCAGGTCATCCACCTCGACAATCGGACCAAGGTGTGA